In one Parus major isolate Abel chromosome 13, Parus_major1.1, whole genome shotgun sequence genomic region, the following are encoded:
- the FNDC9 gene encoding fibronectin type III domain-containing protein 9 yields MNIEVHNITYTSATVSWAMSSPCPENYYHVMYRPNWNSVFAGYLRQNFHREQRVPHPLSSLVLHRLTPSTIYVLCITCKNSYPSSNHCTTFHTLDKIPLVFGGSKHEPTTSMWMVSSLLLLCFLALLAYGCLQFWSARCQRAARLKHPDSSPEEVLEGSSSPEEALSDGLREELLEVPMTTVLMRSSGLMKESPYHSPHCFFSYKNSDDKRAILPQHGLQ; encoded by the coding sequence ATGAACATCGAAGTGCACAACATCACTTACACCAGTGCCACCGTGTCCTGGGCCatgagcagcccctgcccagaGAACTACTACCACGTCATGTACCGCCCCAACTGGAACAGCGTCTTTGCCGGCTACCTGCGGCAGAACTTCCACCGCGAGCAGCGCGTCCCGCACCCCCTCAGCTCGCTGGTGCTGCACCGCCTCACACCATCCACCATCTACGTCCTCTGCATCACCTGCAAGAACTCCTACCCCTCCAGCAACCACTGCACCACCTTCCACACTCTGGACAAAATCCCCCTGGTTTTCGGCGGCTCCAAGCACGAGCCCACCACGTCCATGTGGATGGTgagcagcctcctgctcctctgcttcctcGCCCTCCTGGCCTACGGCTGCCTGCAGTTCTGGTCTGCGCGGTGCCAGCGGGCTGCCAGGCTGAAGCACCCCGACAGCAGCCCTGAAGAAGTGCTGGAAGGAAGCAGCTCACCAGAGGAGGCACTGAGTGATGGACTGAGAGAGGAGCTCCTGGAAGTGCCCATGACCACTGTGCTAATGAGGAGCTCCGGTCTCATGAAGGAGAGCCCCTATCACTCCcctcactgctttttttcctataaaaacaGCGATGATAAAAGGGCCATCTTGCCACAGCATGGCCTtcaatga